Proteins encoded in a region of the Streptomyces sp. NBC_01471 genome:
- a CDS encoding DUF3180 domain-containing protein encodes MKQLRLGVLAGLFVVAGVLSWAGARLWNAVGTLPSVPLAAPIVLAAIAVVLLATALSLRARLRAQRERRPGAKGVDPLMAARAVVFAQASALVAALVCGMYGGTGVYLLSHLDDPARRDQAIYAGFSLVAGVAVVAAAFFLERVCKLPDDEDHNGQGASV; translated from the coding sequence GTGAAGCAACTACGGCTCGGTGTACTGGCCGGCCTGTTCGTCGTCGCCGGAGTGCTCTCCTGGGCGGGCGCCCGGCTCTGGAACGCGGTGGGCACCCTGCCGAGCGTGCCGCTCGCCGCACCCATCGTGCTGGCCGCCATCGCGGTCGTGCTGCTCGCCACGGCGCTCTCGCTCCGTGCCCGGCTGCGGGCCCAGCGGGAGCGTCGCCCCGGCGCGAAGGGCGTGGACCCGCTGATGGCGGCCCGCGCGGTGGTCTTCGCGCAGGCCAGTGCGCTGGTGGCGGCGCTGGTCTGCGGGATGTACGGCGGCACCGGCGTGTATCTGCTCAGCCACCTCGACGACCCGGCCCGCCGGGACCAGGCGATCTATGCGGGCTTCTCGCTGGTGGCGGGGGTCGCGGTGGTCGCGGCCGCGTTCTTCCTGGAGCGGGTGTGCAAGCTCCCGGACGACGAGGACCACAACGGCCAGGGAGCGTCCGTCTGA
- the folE gene encoding GTP cyclohydrolase I FolE, producing MTDPITLDGASQIREFDEKRAENAVRELLIAVGEDPDREGLLETPARVARAYREIFAGLRQKPEDVLTTTFDLGHDEMVLVKDIEVQSHCEHHLVPFTGVAHVGYIPSSDGKITGLSKLARLVDVFARRPQVQERLTTQVAESLMKILEPRGVIVVIECEHMCMTMRGVRKPGAKTITSAVRGQLRDPATRAEAMSLIMAR from the coding sequence ATGACCGACCCGATAACGCTGGACGGCGCGAGCCAGATCCGCGAGTTCGACGAGAAGCGGGCCGAGAATGCCGTACGGGAGCTGCTCATCGCCGTGGGGGAGGACCCGGACCGCGAAGGGCTGCTGGAGACGCCGGCCCGGGTGGCCCGCGCGTACAGGGAGATCTTCGCCGGTCTGCGGCAGAAGCCCGAGGACGTGCTGACGACGACGTTCGACCTCGGCCACGACGAGATGGTCCTGGTCAAGGACATCGAGGTGCAGAGCCACTGTGAGCACCACCTGGTGCCGTTCACCGGGGTCGCCCACGTCGGCTACATCCCGTCCTCCGACGGGAAGATCACCGGCCTGTCGAAACTCGCCCGGCTCGTCGACGTCTTCGCCCGGCGCCCCCAGGTCCAGGAGCGGCTGACCACGCAGGTGGCGGAGTCGCTGATGAAGATACTGGAGCCGCGCGGGGTGATCGTGGTCATCGAGTGCGAGCACATGTGCATGACGATGCGCGGTGTCCGGAAGCCGGGGGCCAAGACGATCACGTCGGCGGTCCGCGGCCAGCTGCGCGACCCGGCGACCCGGGCCGAGGCCATGAGCCTGATCATGGCGCGCTGA
- the ftsH gene encoding ATP-dependent zinc metalloprotease FtsH, whose protein sequence is MDVKRYFRGPVMWIVLAVLAVVVLMQVVGSSGGYKSVDTSKVVQAIDKNQVEQAKVTTGDENVIKIELKNGQKLGGESGGKFQANYIGDAQGTALAAKLQSKVDSGDIAKGYTVSPSKQNPFVGILLSLLPFVLIVVVFLFLMNQMQGGGSKVMQFGKSKAKLITKDTPKTTFSDVAGSDEAVEELHEIKEFLQEPAKFQAVGAKIPKGVLLYGPPGTGKTLLARAVAGEAGVPFYSISGSDFVEMFVGVGASRVRDLFEQAKANAPAIVFVDEIDAVGRHRGAGLGGGHDEREQTLNQLLVEMDGFDVKGGVILIAATNRPDILDPALLRPGRFDRQIAVDRPDMLGRLAILKVHQKGKPVAPDVDLGAVARRTPGFTGADLANVLNEAALLTARGNHKLVDNDALDEAIDRVVAGPQKRTRIMSDKEKKITAYHEGGHALVAAASPNSDPVHKITILSRGRALGYTMVLPDEDKYSTTRNEMLDQLAYMLGGRAAEELVFHDPTTGAANDIEKATATARAMVTQYGMTERLGAIKFGGDNTEPFVGREMGHQRDYSEEVAALVDEEVKKLIETAHNEAWEILVENRDVLDNLVLQLLEKETLNKEQIAEVFSGIVKRPARPAWTGSNRRTPSTRPPVLSPRELALTNGAVGAVTAGTNGTTPPEGGGIEAVPEDRPES, encoded by the coding sequence ATGGACGTGAAGCGATACTTCCGTGGGCCGGTCATGTGGATCGTGCTGGCCGTCCTCGCCGTGGTCGTGTTGATGCAGGTCGTCGGCTCGTCGGGCGGCTACAAGTCAGTGGACACCTCCAAGGTCGTCCAGGCGATCGACAAGAACCAGGTCGAGCAGGCCAAGGTCACGACTGGTGACGAGAACGTCATCAAGATCGAGCTGAAGAACGGCCAGAAGCTGGGCGGCGAGTCGGGCGGCAAGTTCCAGGCGAACTACATCGGCGACGCACAGGGCACTGCCCTCGCCGCCAAGCTGCAGAGCAAGGTCGACAGCGGCGACATCGCGAAGGGCTACACGGTCTCGCCGTCGAAGCAGAACCCCTTCGTCGGGATCCTGCTCTCGCTGCTGCCCTTCGTACTCATCGTCGTTGTCTTCCTGTTTCTGATGAATCAGATGCAGGGCGGCGGCTCCAAGGTCATGCAGTTCGGCAAGTCAAAGGCCAAGCTGATCACCAAGGACACCCCCAAGACGACCTTCTCCGATGTGGCGGGGTCCGACGAGGCTGTCGAAGAGCTCCATGAGATCAAGGAGTTCCTGCAGGAGCCGGCGAAGTTCCAGGCCGTCGGCGCCAAGATCCCCAAGGGCGTCCTGCTGTACGGGCCGCCCGGAACGGGCAAGACGCTGCTCGCGCGCGCCGTCGCGGGCGAAGCGGGTGTTCCGTTCTACTCGATCTCCGGTTCCGACTTCGTCGAGATGTTCGTCGGTGTCGGTGCCTCCCGAGTGCGTGACCTCTTCGAGCAGGCCAAGGCGAACGCTCCGGCGATCGTCTTCGTCGACGAGATCGACGCTGTCGGCCGGCACCGCGGTGCGGGCCTCGGCGGTGGCCACGACGAGCGCGAGCAGACGCTGAACCAGCTGCTCGTCGAGATGGACGGCTTCGACGTGAAGGGCGGGGTCATCCTGATCGCCGCCACGAACCGTCCGGACATCCTGGACCCGGCGCTGCTGCGTCCCGGCCGTTTCGACCGGCAGATCGCGGTCGACCGTCCGGACATGCTGGGCCGGCTGGCGATCCTCAAGGTTCACCAGAAGGGCAAGCCGGTCGCCCCGGACGTCGATCTGGGTGCTGTCGCCCGTCGTACGCCGGGCTTCACCGGTGCCGACCTGGCCAACGTGCTGAACGAAGCGGCGCTCCTCACGGCGCGCGGCAACCACAAGCTCGTGGACAACGACGCGCTGGACGAGGCGATCGACCGTGTCGTGGCGGGCCCGCAGAAGCGGACCCGGATCATGTCCGACAAGGAGAAGAAGATCACCGCGTACCACGAGGGCGGACACGCCCTGGTCGCGGCGGCTTCTCCCAACTCGGACCCGGTCCACAAGATCACGATCCTCTCCAGAGGCCGTGCTCTCGGCTACACGATGGTCCTGCCCGACGAGGACAAGTACTCGACCACGCGCAACGAGATGCTCGACCAGCTGGCGTACATGCTGGGCGGGCGCGCGGCCGAGGAGCTCGTTTTCCACGACCCGACCACGGGCGCGGCGAACGACATCGAGAAGGCCACGGCCACCGCTCGCGCGATGGTCACGCAGTACGGCATGACCGAGCGCCTGGGCGCGATCAAGTTCGGTGGCGACAACACCGAGCCGTTCGTCGGCCGGGAGATGGGTCATCAGCGCGACTACTCGGAAGAGGTCGCGGCGCTGGTCGACGAAGAGGTCAAGAAGCTCATCGAGACCGCGCACAACGAGGCCTGGGAGATCCTCGTCGAGAACCGCGACGTTCTCGACAACCTGGTCCTCCAGCTCCTCGAGAAGGAGACGCTGAACAAGGAGCAGATCGCCGAGGTCTTCTCCGGCATTGTGAAGCGTCCGGCCCGTCCGGCGTGGACCGGCTCCAACCGGCGTACGCCTTCGACGCGCCCGCCGGTGCTCTCCCCGAGGGAGCTGGCGCTCACCAACGGCGCCGTCGGTGCGGTCACCGCGGGCACCAATGGCACGACCCCCCCGGAGGGCGGCGGCATCGAAGCCGTTCCCGAGGACCGGCCGGAGAGCTGA